The proteins below are encoded in one region of Halalkalicoccus jeotgali B3:
- a CDS encoding isocitrate/isopropylmalate dehydrogenase family protein, translating to MTEEIAVIPGDGIGTEVTPAAVEVLEAVGEFEFVQAEAGDAVKDETGEALPEATYELAASADATLFGAAGETAADVIIPLREAVGSFVNVRPARAYPGVDALRPETDIVFLRENTEGVYAGHESRLSDDLSTLTRVVTSSASERLAEFACEFVEGDEYDEFTVAHKANVMRETDGRFRETVLGVADERGVEADEVLMDAFATHVCLDPEKFDVVVCPNLAGDVLSDLAAGLVGGLGLLPSANIGTENALFEPVHGTAPDIAGEGVANPTAAILSAAMLLDHLGYTEESARVDEAVTSVLEDGPRTADLGGEASTEDVTSAVIDRL from the coding sequence ATGACTGAGGAGATCGCCGTCATTCCCGGCGACGGCATCGGAACGGAAGTGACGCCGGCCGCAGTCGAGGTGCTCGAAGCCGTCGGCGAGTTCGAGTTCGTCCAGGCCGAGGCGGGCGATGCCGTGAAGGACGAAACCGGCGAGGCCCTGCCCGAGGCAACCTACGAGCTCGCGGCTTCGGCCGACGCCACCCTCTTCGGCGCGGCGGGCGAGACCGCCGCGGACGTGATCATCCCGCTTCGCGAGGCGGTCGGGTCGTTCGTCAACGTCCGGCCCGCCCGCGCGTACCCCGGTGTCGACGCGCTTCGCCCCGAGACGGATATCGTCTTCCTTCGGGAGAACACCGAGGGCGTCTACGCGGGCCACGAGAGCAGATTGAGCGACGACCTCTCGACGCTCACCCGCGTGGTGACGAGTTCCGCGTCCGAACGGCTCGCGGAGTTCGCCTGCGAGTTCGTCGAGGGTGACGAGTACGACGAGTTCACCGTCGCCCACAAGGCCAACGTCATGCGCGAGACCGACGGCCGGTTTCGCGAGACCGTACTGGGGGTCGCCGACGAGCGCGGCGTCGAGGCCGACGAGGTGTTGATGGACGCCTTTGCGACCCACGTCTGTCTCGACCCCGAGAAGTTCGACGTCGTCGTCTGTCCGAACCTCGCTGGCGACGTGCTTTCGGATCTCGCTGCCGGACTTGTCGGCGGGCTCGGCTTGCTGCCGAGCGCGAACATCGGGACGGAAAACGCGCTGTTCGAGCCGGTCCACGGGACCGCTCCCGACATCGCGGGCGAAGGGGTCGCCAACCCGACGGCGGCGATCCTCTCGGCGGCGATGTTGCTCGACCATCTCGGGTACACCGAAGAGAGCGCGCGAGTCGACGAGGCCGTGACGAGCGTCCTCGAAGACGGACCGCGAACAGCGGACCTCGGTGGCGAAGCGAGCACCGAGGACGTCACGAGCGCGGTGATCGACCGGCTGTAA
- a CDS encoding transcriptional regulator translates to MNVSTGLQRDLLYLIAGRERTPRPDLDRAIAEYYGAEIRHDRLTSNLDTLVETDLVESMRRDGTDHYTLTDRGRDEIEARREWESRHLDTDGE, encoded by the coding sequence ATGAACGTCTCGACGGGACTCCAGCGGGACCTCCTGTATCTGATCGCCGGACGCGAGCGAACGCCCCGACCCGACCTCGACCGGGCGATAGCGGAGTACTACGGCGCGGAGATCCGCCACGATCGACTGACCTCCAACCTGGATACGCTCGTCGAGACGGACCTCGTTGAGTCGATGCGACGGGACGGAACGGACCACTACACGCTCACCGATCGCGGCCGCGACGAAATCGAGGCCCGCCGCGAGTGGGAATCGCGCCATCTCGACACGGATGGAGAGTGA
- a CDS encoding winged helix-turn-helix domain-containing protein — MIRNDATDDPDESTTYAVISTDCSALLDTLGNPSARTILTEASDEPVAIEDLLEVCEVSRTTIYRRVNDLVDLGLLEESVTLAEGNQQRRRFRTTGGDIALQIGPNGFEARIRSEDSGTTTDDLLLDDASLERFRIALSGKDLRFRIETNGEETTDGIDPVP, encoded by the coding sequence ATGATCCGAAACGACGCCACAGACGACCCGGACGAATCGACGACGTACGCCGTGATCTCGACGGACTGCTCAGCGCTGCTCGATACGCTCGGCAACCCATCTGCACGCACGATCCTCACCGAAGCCAGCGACGAGCCGGTGGCCATCGAGGACCTCCTCGAGGTCTGTGAGGTCTCCCGAACGACGATCTACCGCCGGGTCAACGACCTCGTCGACCTCGGATTGCTCGAGGAGTCGGTGACGCTCGCGGAGGGAAACCAACAGCGACGGCGGTTCCGAACGACGGGCGGCGACATCGCGCTTCAGATCGGTCCCAACGGGTTCGAGGCCCGGATCCGCTCGGAGGATTCGGGGACGACCACCGACGACCTGCTGCTCGATGACGCCTCGCTCGAACGGTTCCGTATCGCACTCAGCGGCAAGGACCTACGATTCCGCATCGAAACCAACGGCGAGGAGACGACGGACGGGATCGACCCCGTACCGTGA
- the ilvN gene encoding acetolactate synthase small subunit, whose amino-acid sequence MSEQGPQQVNRLQGPAPEDRPRPSGRRNSQGIRIDPEVEAEPVPRRTVISALVENEPGVLAKASGLVSRRQFNIESLTVGTTTNPETSRITLVIEEPEPGIRQVEKQLEKLLPVISVQELGENAIQRELVIVKVHGDEPDKVQAVTEMYDGTVLDAGPKTISIEITGDENKIDDAIDAFQQFGIRELARTGQTAIARGDVWTTDVEEERYERMHESWQTTTNND is encoded by the coding sequence ATGAGCGAGCAAGGGCCACAACAGGTCAACCGGTTGCAGGGGCCCGCTCCCGAGGACCGACCCCGGCCGTCGGGACGGCGCAACAGCCAGGGGATCCGGATCGACCCGGAGGTCGAGGCCGAACCCGTTCCGAGACGAACGGTCATCTCGGCGCTGGTCGAGAACGAACCCGGCGTGCTCGCAAAAGCCTCGGGGCTGGTTTCGCGCCGGCAGTTCAACATCGAGAGTCTCACGGTGGGAACGACGACCAACCCCGAAACCTCCCGGATCACGCTCGTTATCGAGGAGCCCGAACCGGGGATCCGGCAGGTCGAAAAACAGCTCGAAAAGCTGTTGCCCGTGATCTCGGTCCAGGAGCTCGGCGAGAACGCGATCCAGCGCGAGCTGGTGATCGTGAAGGTCCACGGCGACGAGCCCGATAAAGTCCAGGCGGTGACGGAGATGTACGACGGGACCGTGCTCGACGCCGGACCCAAAACGATCTCGATCGAGATCACCGGCGACGAGAACAAGATCGACGACGCAATCGACGCCTTCCAGCAGTTCGGGATCCGCGAGCTGGCCCGGACGGGCCAGACCGCGATCGCCCGGGGCGACGTCTGGACGACGGACGTCGAGGAGGAACGGTACGAACGAATGCACGAAAGCTGGCAGACAACGACAAACAATGACTGA
- the ilvC gene encoding ketol-acid reductoisomerase, whose translation MTEEATIYYDEDAQRSQIEDKTVAVLGYGSQGHAHAQNLADSGIDVRVGLKEGSASREAAREDGLEVGTPKEVAAGADIVSVLVPDTIQPTVYEQIEEELEPGNTLQFAHGFNIHYNQINPPEDVDVTMIAPKTPGHLLRRNYENDQGTPALLAIYQDATGEAKEEALAYGQAIGCTRAGVVETTFREETETDLFGEQAVLCGGIASLIKQGYETLVDAGYSPQMAYFECLNEMKLIVDLMYEDGLGGMWDSVSDTAEYGGLTQGDVVIDEHARENMEEVLEAVQDGTFAREWIAENQAGRPSYTQLRQAEKNHEIEAVGAELRALFAWADEETEDEQEKVTADD comes from the coding sequence ATGACTGAGGAAGCCACAATCTACTACGACGAGGACGCACAGCGCAGCCAGATCGAGGACAAGACCGTCGCGGTACTCGGCTACGGCAGCCAGGGCCACGCTCACGCACAGAACCTCGCCGACAGCGGGATCGACGTCCGGGTCGGGCTGAAGGAGGGGTCGGCCTCCCGGGAGGCCGCCCGCGAGGACGGACTGGAGGTCGGAACCCCCAAAGAAGTCGCCGCCGGGGCCGACATCGTGAGCGTGCTGGTGCCCGATACGATCCAGCCGACGGTCTACGAGCAGATCGAGGAGGAACTCGAACCCGGCAACACCCTGCAGTTCGCCCACGGATTCAACATCCACTACAACCAGATTAATCCTCCAGAAGACGTCGACGTGACGATGATCGCGCCCAAGACGCCCGGGCATCTCCTCAGGAGGAACTACGAGAACGACCAGGGCACGCCCGCCCTGCTCGCGATCTACCAGGACGCGACCGGCGAGGCAAAAGAGGAGGCCCTCGCGTACGGCCAGGCGATCGGCTGTACCCGCGCGGGCGTCGTCGAGACCACCTTCAGGGAGGAAACCGAGACGGACCTCTTCGGCGAGCAGGCGGTACTCTGTGGCGGGATCGCGAGCCTGATCAAGCAGGGCTACGAGACGCTGGTGGACGCGGGCTACAGCCCGCAGATGGCCTACTTCGAGTGTCTCAACGAGATGAAGCTGATCGTCGACCTGATGTACGAGGACGGGCTCGGCGGGATGTGGGACTCCGTCTCCGATACGGCGGAGTACGGCGGCCTGACGCAGGGTGACGTGGTCATCGACGAGCACGCCCGCGAGAACATGGAGGAGGTACTCGAAGCCGTTCAGGACGGCACGTTCGCCCGCGAGTGGATCGCGGAGAACCAGGCCGGCCGGCCGAGCTACACCCAGCTTCGCCAGGCCGAGAAGAACCACGAGATCGAGGCGGTCGGCGCGGAATTGCGAGCGCTGTTCGCGTGGGCCGACGAGGAAACCGAGGACGAACAGGAGAAAGTGACCGCGGATGACTGA
- the leuC gene encoding 3-isopropylmalate dehydratase large subunit, with translation MSQGTLYDKVWDNHAVTELPTGQTQLFVGLHLIHEVTSPQAFGMLRERDLEVAYPERTHATVDHIVPTADQSRPYGDDAAEEMMRELEENVREAGIEFDHPDTGDQGIVHVIGPEQGITQPGMTIVCGDSHTSTHGAFGALAFGIGTSQIRDVLATGTVAMEKQKVRKIEVTGELGDGVEAKDIILEIIRRLGTEGGVGYVYEYAGEAIESLGMEGRMSICNMSIEGGARAGYVNPDETTYEWLAETDAFENDPEKFERLKPYWESVRSDPDAEYDDVVTIDGSSLEPVVTWGTTPGQGVGITQPIPHPDDLPEDKQDTARRAQEHMRVEPGDTMEGYPIDVAFLGSCTNARLPDLRRAAELVEGREVPADVRALVVPGSQRVQRTAEEEGLKDVFEAAGFEWRNAGCSMCLGMNEDQLEGDQACASSSNRNFVGRQGSKDGRTVLMNPRMVAAAAVTGEVTDVRELEEVARV, from the coding sequence ATGAGTCAGGGAACCCTCTACGACAAGGTCTGGGACAACCACGCTGTCACGGAACTGCCCACGGGCCAGACCCAGCTGTTCGTGGGCCTGCACCTCATCCACGAGGTAACCAGCCCGCAGGCCTTCGGGATGTTGCGCGAGCGCGACCTCGAAGTCGCGTACCCCGAGCGCACGCACGCGACCGTGGATCACATCGTTCCCACCGCCGACCAGTCGCGGCCCTACGGCGATGACGCCGCAGAAGAGATGATGCGCGAACTCGAGGAGAACGTCCGCGAGGCGGGCATCGAGTTCGACCACCCCGATACCGGCGACCAGGGGATCGTCCACGTCATCGGCCCCGAGCAGGGGATCACCCAACCGGGGATGACGATCGTCTGTGGCGATTCACACACCTCGACGCACGGAGCCTTCGGCGCGCTCGCCTTCGGCATCGGGACCTCCCAGATCCGGGACGTGCTCGCGACCGGCACCGTCGCAATGGAGAAACAGAAGGTGCGCAAGATCGAGGTCACCGGCGAACTCGGCGACGGCGTCGAGGCCAAGGACATAATCTTAGAGATAATCAGGAGACTAGGGACCGAGGGCGGCGTCGGCTACGTCTACGAGTACGCCGGCGAGGCCATCGAGTCGCTGGGGATGGAGGGTCGCATGTCGATCTGTAACATGTCGATCGAGGGCGGGGCGCGTGCGGGCTACGTCAACCCCGACGAGACCACCTACGAGTGGCTCGCCGAGACCGACGCCTTCGAGAACGACCCCGAGAAGTTCGAGCGGCTCAAACCGTACTGGGAATCCGTTCGGTCGGACCCGGACGCCGAATACGACGACGTCGTCACCATCGACGGCTCCTCGTTGGAGCCGGTCGTCACGTGGGGAACGACGCCGGGACAGGGCGTTGGCATTACCCAGCCAATCCCGCACCCCGACGACCTTCCCGAAGACAAGCAGGACACCGCACGACGGGCACAGGAACACATGCGCGTCGAGCCCGGCGACACGATGGAGGGATATCCCATCGACGTCGCCTTTTTGGGCTCGTGTACGAACGCCCGACTGCCCGACCTGCGCCGCGCGGCCGAACTCGTCGAGGGCCGCGAGGTCCCCGCGGACGTCCGCGCGCTCGTCGTCCCCGGCAGCCAGCGCGTCCAGCGTACCGCCGAGGAGGAGGGGTTGAAGGACGTCTTCGAGGCCGCCGGCTTCGAGTGGCGAAACGCCGGCTGTTCGATGTGTCTGGGCATGAACGAGGACCAGTTGGAGGGCGATCAGGCGTGTGCGTCCTCGTCGAACCGCAACTTCGTCGGCCGCCAAGGGAGCAAGGACGGCCGCACGGTGTTGATGAACCCCCGGATGGTCGCCGCGGCGGCCGTCACCGGCGAGGTAACGGACGTGCGGGAACTGGAGGAGGTGGCTCGCGTATGA
- the leuD gene encoding 3-isopropylmalate dehydratase small subunit has translation MSREDDRRESSEDASGDAVSRADDGPAEIVDSVSGTGIPVRGNDIDTDQIIPARFMKVVTFDGLGEFAFFDQRFDSEDNEKEHPFNEGQYQGANVLVVNSNFGCGSSREHAPQALQRWGIDAIVGESFAEIFAGNCLALGIPTVTASTEEIGALQAYVEENPDTEISVDVDRELVTYGSGDEETAINGDVAAAQHKALVEGVWDTTALMKANANAVRETADSLPYMQSDD, from the coding sequence ATGAGCCGCGAGGACGACCGAAGGGAGTCCTCGGAAGACGCGAGCGGCGACGCCGTGAGCCGCGCCGACGACGGCCCCGCCGAGATCGTCGACAGCGTCTCGGGGACGGGTATTCCCGTTCGCGGCAACGACATCGACACCGACCAGATCATCCCGGCGCGCTTCATGAAGGTCGTCACCTTCGACGGGCTGGGCGAGTTCGCCTTCTTCGATCAGCGCTTCGATAGCGAGGACAACGAAAAGGAGCACCCCTTCAACGAAGGGCAGTATCAGGGGGCAAACGTCCTCGTCGTGAACTCGAACTTCGGCTGTGGCTCCTCGCGCGAGCACGCCCCACAGGCGCTCCAGCGCTGGGGGATCGACGCCATCGTCGGCGAGTCCTTCGCGGAGATCTTCGCGGGCAACTGCCTCGCGCTCGGCATTCCGACCGTTACCGCGAGCACCGAGGAGATCGGCGCGTTGCAGGCGTACGTCGAGGAGAACCCCGATACCGAGATCAGCGTCGACGTCGATCGCGAACTCGTCACGTACGGGAGCGGCGACGAGGAGACAGCCATCAACGGCGACGTCGCCGCCGCCCAGCACAAAGCGCTTGTCGAGGGCGTCTGGGACACCACGGCGCTGATGAAGGCGAACGCGAACGCGGTGCGCGAAACGGCCGACTCCCTGCCGTACATGCAAAGCGATGACTGA
- a CDS encoding glycerol dehydrogenase gives MIRTFESPAAYVQGRNATDQLGERVAALAESALVIGDSDVLEIVGDDAEASLEGNGVETAIEEFGRESSEVEIDRITEMAEDLGAEAIIGAGGGKALDTAKAVRENAGGAMISMPTIASTDAPTSSLSVIYSEDGEFERYWFYDDHPDLVLADTSVIVGAPARFFRSGISDAMATWFEADAVHRANGENFFGDGPTHAAHRLSKLCYELLRDHGASAVEAVEAGIVTESVEAVTEANTLLSGLGFENGGIAAAHSVHNGLTQLEATHHATHGEKVNFGIITQLVLEGRDDAFIDDVIDFSVELDLPVTLEELGVEEQSTGDLDRVAEAALADEETIHNAFDVTADDVRDAMVAADDLGGKRV, from the coding sequence ATGATCCGGACGTTCGAATCGCCGGCGGCATATGTACAGGGGCGTAACGCGACCGACCAGCTCGGCGAACGGGTAGCGGCGCTCGCGGAGTCCGCACTAGTGATCGGCGATAGCGACGTCCTCGAGATCGTCGGGGACGACGCCGAAGCGAGCCTCGAAGGAAACGGCGTCGAGACGGCGATAGAGGAGTTCGGCCGGGAGAGCTCCGAGGTCGAGATCGACCGCATCACGGAGATGGCCGAGGATCTCGGTGCGGAGGCGATCATCGGCGCTGGCGGCGGGAAGGCCCTCGACACCGCAAAAGCCGTCCGGGAGAACGCGGGCGGGGCGATGATCTCGATGCCGACGATCGCCTCGACCGACGCGCCGACGTCGAGCCTGTCGGTGATCTACAGCGAAGACGGGGAGTTCGAACGCTACTGGTTCTACGACGATCACCCGGATCTCGTGCTCGCCGATACGTCGGTGATCGTCGGTGCCCCCGCCCGGTTCTTCCGGTCCGGGATCTCCGACGCGATGGCGACGTGGTTCGAAGCCGACGCCGTCCACAGAGCCAACGGGGAGAACTTCTTCGGTGACGGACCGACACACGCCGCCCATCGGCTCTCGAAGCTCTGTTATGAGCTACTGCGCGATCACGGCGCGTCGGCGGTCGAGGCGGTCGAGGCGGGGATCGTCACCGAAAGCGTCGAGGCCGTCACCGAGGCGAACACCCTTCTCAGTGGACTGGGCTTCGAAAACGGCGGGATCGCGGCGGCCCACTCCGTTCACAACGGTCTCACGCAACTGGAGGCGACCCATCACGCGACCCACGGTGAGAAGGTGAACTTCGGGATCATCACCCAGCTGGTGCTCGAAGGGCGTGACGATGCCTTCATCGACGACGTGATCGATTTCTCGGTCGAACTCGACCTTCCCGTCACCCTCGAAGAACTCGGCGTCGAGGAGCAATCGACGGGCGATCTCGACCGGGTTGCAGAGGCGGCGCTCGCCGACGAGGAGACGATTCACAACGCGTTCGACGTTACCGCGGATGACGTCCGCGACGCGATGGTCGCTGCGGACGACCTCGGTGGAAAACGGGTGTGA
- the ilvB gene encoding biosynthetic-type acetolactate synthase large subunit has translation MSEQPPATFDREATDGAETAGSTPVTTGATSVIRALEGAGVETCFGVQGGAIMPVYDALYDSSIRHVTMAHEQGAAHAADAYGIVSGDPGVCLATSGPGATNLVTGLADASMDSDPVIALTGQVPTAFVGNDAFQETDTTGLTAPITKTNYFATDSDSVGDTVGEAFAVSGTGRPGPTVVDLPKDVTNGQTERQPGAPRTPSTYDPQTEADEAAVERAARTLERAEKPVILAGGGVIKGDASDALRDFATEYGIPVVTTMPALGAFPEDHELAMEMAGMHGTGYANMAITHCDVMLAVGCRFDDRLTGGVETFAPDAEILHADIDPAEVSKNIEADVALIGDAGTVLEQLDSEMDRTPDIPEWQEQCQTWKAEYPMDYAAPEDRPIRPEFVVEALDEATPEDAIVTTGVGQHQMWACQYWTYRHPRTWVSSHGLGTMGYGLPAAIGAKVAEPDKQVVCFEGDGSFLMTCQELAVAVRENLDITVAVLNNAAVGMVRQWQDAFFEGRHSASQYPWVPAFDKLAEAFGAQGFAVHEYDEVADTVEAALAYDGPSVIDFHIDPGANVYPMVPSGGDNGQFALSEDQL, from the coding sequence ATGAGTGAACAACCACCCGCCACGTTCGATCGAGAGGCGACCGACGGGGCCGAAACGGCCGGATCGACGCCAGTGACCACCGGCGCGACGTCGGTGATCCGCGCACTCGAAGGCGCAGGCGTCGAGACCTGTTTCGGGGTCCAAGGCGGGGCGATCATGCCCGTCTACGACGCGCTCTATGATTCATCGATCCGCCACGTCACGATGGCCCACGAACAGGGTGCGGCCCACGCCGCCGACGCCTACGGGATCGTTTCGGGCGATCCGGGCGTGTGTCTCGCGACCTCGGGCCCGGGCGCGACCAACCTCGTGACCGGACTCGCCGACGCCTCGATGGACTCGGACCCGGTGATCGCGCTTACGGGACAGGTCCCGACCGCGTTCGTCGGCAACGACGCCTTCCAGGAGACGGACACGACTGGTCTGACCGCCCCCATCACGAAGACGAACTACTTCGCGACCGATTCGGACAGCGTCGGCGACACCGTCGGCGAGGCGTTTGCGGTCTCCGGTACCGGCCGACCCGGTCCCACGGTCGTCGACCTGCCGAAGGACGTGACCAACGGCCAGACGGAGCGGCAACCGGGCGCACCCCGGACGCCGAGCACGTACGACCCGCAGACGGAAGCCGACGAGGCGGCCGTCGAGCGGGCAGCTCGAACCCTCGAACGCGCCGAAAAGCCCGTCATCCTGGCGGGTGGCGGCGTGATCAAGGGCGACGCGAGCGACGCTCTCAGGGATTTTGCCACCGAGTACGGCATCCCGGTCGTGACGACGATGCCCGCGCTGGGTGCGTTCCCCGAGGACCACGAACTGGCGATGGAGATGGCCGGAATGCACGGCACCGGCTATGCGAACATGGCGATCACACACTGTGACGTGATGCTCGCGGTCGGCTGTCGGTTCGACGACCGCCTCACGGGTGGCGTCGAGACGTTCGCACCCGACGCCGAGATCCTCCACGCCGACATCGACCCCGCGGAGGTCTCGAAGAACATCGAGGCCGACGTCGCGCTGATCGGGGACGCCGGGACCGTGCTCGAACAGCTCGACAGCGAGATGGATCGCACACCCGACATCCCCGAGTGGCAAGAGCAGTGTCAAACGTGGAAGGCCGAGTACCCGATGGACTACGCCGCACCCGAGGACCGGCCGATCCGACCGGAGTTCGTCGTCGAGGCGCTCGACGAGGCCACGCCCGAGGACGCGATCGTGACGACCGGCGTGGGCCAACACCAGATGTGGGCGTGTCAGTACTGGACCTATCGCCACCCGCGGACGTGGGTCTCTTCGCACGGTCTGGGGACGATGGGCTACGGACTGCCCGCCGCGATCGGCGCGAAGGTGGCCGAACCCGACAAGCAGGTCGTCTGTTTCGAGGGCGACGGCTCCTTTTTGATGACGTGTCAGGAACTCGCCGTCGCGGTGCGGGAGAACCTCGACATCACCGTCGCGGTGTTGAACAACGCCGCGGTCGGGATGGTCCGTCAGTGGCAGGACGCCTTCTTCGAGGGGCGCCACTCGGCCTCGCAGTACCCGTGGGTGCCCGCGTTCGATAAGCTCGCCGAGGCCTTCGGCGCGCAGGGCTTTGCGGTCCACGAGTACGACGAGGTCGCAGACACCGTCGAGGCCGCGCTGGCGTACGACGGCCCGTCAGTGATCGACTTCCACATTGACCCCGGCGCGAACGTCTACCCGATGGTTCCGAGCGGCGGGGACAACGGGCAGTTCGCCCTCTCGGAGGATCAGCTATGA
- a CDS encoding lipid II:glycine glycyltransferase FemX translates to MSIEIREVADPAEWNGYVERSPQGTVFHRAECLSVLADHAGGRAHLLAGYKGHEPVGIFPVTVLSKARITTAFSPPPGYLVPYLGPVLLSNGNLKQRKAEKRHHRFVEGCLSWIEDRYAPRYTHVRTACDYADVRPLAWNGFDVTPQHTYAVELGDDEEELLMRFSSDARSNVRNADEAAYDIEVGGRTEIERIVDQLDRRYDEQDESYLLEASVVTDLHERLGTDHVKPYVCRVGGEFVGGMIALADDRRVYRWQGGAKSTGDLPVNDLIDWRIMRDAIADGRREYDLVGADTARLNGYKAKFNPRLCTYYSTERGSRPMRMMAGIYKQFR, encoded by the coding sequence ATGAGCATCGAAATCCGGGAGGTCGCTGACCCGGCGGAGTGGAACGGCTACGTCGAGCGCTCGCCACAGGGGACGGTCTTTCACCGCGCGGAGTGTCTCTCGGTGCTGGCCGATCACGCCGGCGGCCGGGCGCACCTGCTCGCCGGCTACAAGGGCCACGAACCCGTCGGGATCTTCCCGGTGACGGTACTGTCGAAGGCCCGCATCACGACGGCGTTCTCGCCGCCGCCGGGCTACCTCGTGCCGTATCTCGGCCCGGTGCTCCTCTCGAACGGAAACCTGAAACAGCGCAAGGCCGAGAAACGCCACCATCGCTTCGTCGAGGGCTGTCTCTCGTGGATCGAAGACCGCTACGCCCCTCGATACACCCACGTCCGGACCGCCTGTGACTACGCGGACGTACGCCCACTCGCCTGGAACGGGTTCGACGTCACCCCCCAACACACCTACGCGGTCGAACTGGGCGACGACGAGGAGGAACTGCTGATGCGCTTTAGCAGCGACGCGCGGAGCAACGTCCGCAACGCAGACGAGGCCGCCTACGACATCGAGGTCGGCGGGCGCACGGAAATCGAGCGGATCGTCGACCAGCTCGATCGGCGCTACGACGAGCAAGACGAGTCCTACCTCCTCGAAGCGTCGGTCGTGACCGACCTCCACGAGCGCCTCGGGACCGACCACGTCAAACCCTACGTCTGTCGGGTCGGCGGCGAGTTCGTCGGCGGGATGATCGCACTCGCGGACGATCGGCGGGTGTACCGCTGGCAGGGCGGCGCGAAATCGACCGGCGACCTGCCGGTCAACGACCTGATCGACTGGCGGATCATGCGCGACGCGATCGCCGACGGCCGCCGGGAGTACGACCTCGTCGGGGCCGACACGGCGCGTCTGAACGGGTACAAGGCGAAGTTCAATCCGCGGCTCTGTACCTACTACAGCACCGAACGCGGGAGTCGCCCGATGCGGATGATGGCCGGGATCTACAAGCAGTTCCGGTAG
- a CDS encoding DUF7344 domain-containing protein, translating to MSVESLTRDRSIETHELPVRAGERLSAFVRSERRLEKEEVFDLLYNPRRRATLRLVAQRSRPLTMEDLVDRIAAAENDVPVDKLERQQRRRVHVSLYQTHLPLLDEVGAIEYDRERTEITPGACLAELLPYLDVADATRSAWRTYYRRLLLGYAVFGAIVLVGASSSLPLATLALSATALFLVLACLHGLD from the coding sequence ATGTCAGTCGAATCACTCACACGGGACCGATCGATCGAGACACACGAACTCCCCGTCCGGGCCGGAGAACGGTTGTCGGCGTTCGTCCGCTCCGAACGCCGGCTGGAAAAAGAGGAGGTCTTCGATCTCCTCTACAACCCGCGTCGGCGCGCCACGCTGCGACTGGTGGCTCAGCGCAGTCGTCCCCTCACGATGGAGGACCTCGTCGACCGGATCGCCGCGGCGGAAAACGACGTCCCGGTCGATAAACTGGAGCGCCAACAGCGCCGGCGCGTTCACGTCTCGCTGTACCAGACGCACCTCCCGTTGCTCGACGAGGTCGGCGCGATCGAGTACGACCGGGAGCGAACGGAGATCACGCCGGGAGCGTGTCTGGCCGAACTCCTGCCGTACCTCGACGTCGCCGACGCGACGCGAAGTGCCTGGCGGACGTACTACCGACGGCTGCTGCTGGGCTACGCCGTTTTTGGCGCGATCGTCCTCGTGGGCGCGTCGAGTTCGCTCCCGCTTGCGACGCTGGCGCTCTCGGCGACCGCGCTGTTTCTGGTGCTTGCGTGTCTTCACGGGCTCGACTGA